TGAGCAATATCTTGTAATAAGCGCTCTTTATTACCATCATTTACAAGTATAGCAAAGGGTAACATACCCGTAAATTCTAAAAAATTAGCAAGTGGTTGTTCCCATAGCCTGATCACTTCAAATGCATGGTGAGTTGTGCTTTCCTCAAACTTGTCTTGAAAAACCACATCTGAACTTGTTTCCTTCAGGTAAATCACAACTTGACGCATCTTTTTATCAGGAAAGCGCCTTTTGCCACGTACCCAATAGTCCAACATCCTAAACGGAATTTGTGGATCGGCTTTGGTTTGAAATTCTAAATGTAGTAGCAATCCTTCCGCTTCTAGCAAAATTAAACTGTCGGCTCGAATTGGCTCAACCGCTAACTCTTGTGGTTGGACTTGGGTAAGTGGGATTGGCTCACCGAAAAGCCATGAGGCAATGTCGGCAGAATAAGTTTCAGCAAGAAATTTGCAAATATTATCAAACATCACCAAATATTAGCATTGCAATAGAGCAAGTTTGAGAAGCTAGCGATCGCCCTGATTCTCAATTTAGACTAAATACGAACACCAGTCACTCCAACTACCTGCATAGAGCTTGCCAGTCTCAATTCCAGCAAGTTTCAGCGATAGCAAATTCACGCAAGCCGTTACACCTGAACCACAATAGACGATCGCTTCTTGAGCATTTTTTACTTCCTGCCAGCGATCGCCTTGATTGTCAATTACAAAACCTTGCTCATTAGTAACTTCCATCCAAGGATAATTAACTGCACCTTCGATATGACCTGCGATCGGGTCGATGGGTTCGCGTTCACCCCGATAGCGATCGCTTTCTCGCGAATCGATTAAAACTACTTCTGGAAAATCTTTCCGTGATTTCACAGTTTCAATATCAACTACAAATT
This window of the Pseudanabaena sp. BC1403 genome carries:
- a CDS encoding Rpn family recombination-promoting nuclease/putative transposase — encoded protein: MFDNICKFLAETYSADIASWLFGEPIPLTQVQPQELAVEPIRADSLILLEAEGLLLHLEFQTKADPQIPFRMLDYWVRGKRRFPDKKMRQVVIYLKETSSDVVFQDKFEESTTHHAFEVIRLWEQPLANFLEFTGMLPFAILVNDGNKERLLQDIAQKIDDIPEQKTRQTIGAATFVLAGLVLEENIIKQILRRDIMRESVTYQAILREGRQEGRQEGRQEGRKEGLVAIVLRLLTHKFGTLPPKLHTRITRLHIPRLESLAEAILDFQSLADLELWFSKKK